From one Actinomycetota bacterium genomic stretch:
- a CDS encoding GYD domain-containing protein, with protein MSKYAVFFTLKGEAIARAMEQPSDRVVVVSKAVESAGGKLEAYYLMFGQYDGFVIVDLPDSRAAAATSLAVSSTGAFEHLETHELIEAEDLNPILAQAKGITAQLPGL; from the coding sequence ATGTCGAAGTATGCGGTGTTCTTCACCCTCAAGGGCGAGGCCATCGCCCGGGCCATGGAGCAGCCGAGCGACCGGGTCGTGGTCGTGTCCAAGGCGGTGGAGTCCGCGGGGGGCAAGCTGGAGGCCTACTACCTGATGTTCGGCCAGTACGACGGGTTCGTCATCGTGGACCTCCCCGATTCCCGGGCGGCGGCCGCGACCAGCCTGGCGGTGAGCAGCACCGGGGCCTTCGAGCACCTGGAGACCCACGAGCTCATCGAGGCAGAGGACCTCAACCCGATCCTGGCGCAGGCCAAGGGCATCACCGCCCAGCTCCCTGGTCTCTAG